In the Sulfurovum sp. UBA12169 genome, GTATGAATTATTTTATTGCAGGAATTATGCCCAAGAAATTTTTTTCTCAAACTCAAACATTTCAAATTTTAGAAAAGCCAAAACTTGTTATGAGTGACACAAATAGAACAATTATATTAATAATAGGAGAAAGTCTTCGGTATGATGTGTTTTCTTTATACGACAATAAATTAACCCCAAAATTACAGTCATTAAAAACTGAACCTAACTTCTTTGCTAAAAAAATTTATTCAGGCGGCACGATGACAAAAGTATCTGTAGCTACATTGTTGAATAGATTACAATACCCATCTTCATTGGAACAAATTAACAATGAAGACAATTGTATATTTAAATTGGCTAAAGAAAATCATTTTGGCACCTATTTTGTTTCGGCGCATGACAATAAGGCCCTTGAAGACATGAGAGATACGATGTGTCCAAAATATATCGATACAATGCTTTCTCGAGATATGTTTAAAAATTATATTGTTCCGTCTGGCTATGATGTAGATTTGAAAAAAATATTATCTAAATTAAATATTCTCAACCAAAACAATTTTATAGTCTTGGAGCAGAGAGGATCGCATGCTCCTTATGAAAAGCAATATCCTGCTGAGTTCAATAAATATACCCCTTATGAAAATACAGCATTTTATACAGATTATACACTTTATGATTTAATACAATATATAAAAAATAATACACTACAAGAAATTTTTATATTTTACGTTTCAGATCATGGCGAATTATTAGGCGAGGATGGTAAAAATGGGCACGGACATTTAGAAAAAAATGTATATGAAATTCCCTTTATAATGTATACAAACAGTAAAAACAAAGAAACAGAAAAGATATTTAAAAACATAAGAAGTCATTATGATCTTTCAAATTACATTACATTACTGCTAGGGTATGAAGTCGATTTAAACATGGATGAGGATAGAGAGATTTATATTCTCAATGCTGATTTAGAAGGATTTTCTGGTTATGGCAAAATAAGAATTATTGATAATAAAGAAGAGCAAATAGAAGTACTGTACAATTAGAAAGTTTATATAAATAGATTAAATAAAATTCAATGTTTTTATGCAATATATTGAACATTTCCTTTTTAGATTTAATTACCTTGAAATTTTTTTGTTTGGCTTTGCAGGAAAAAGACAAAACCTTAGCCTAAAAGCTAAGCTTCATCCCGCCGTAAAAGCTGTTATTGAAGGTTCTGTCTACATCTTCATAGTCTGTTTTTATGTTTCTATACCCTGCAAACACATGGATTTTTGAGATCACTTCCATATCGGCTTCGGTTCTAAACTCCGAGTAGCTGTCTCCGTCTGAGAAAGTCAGTACAGAAGGTGCGTAGGCAAAACTAGCCATCAGTGATGTCGGAGGAATGGTGTCGTTGAAAGGAAGCCTGTAGGCTGCTTTGGCCATCAAGGGAAATGCTATGAAATCATCTGCAAAAACAAATTTAGCTCCCAGACCCAGAGTGAGGCCTTCTATTCCCTGGAGGCTGTTTTCGCCGCTTACGCCAAATGCGGTAAGGCCGTCTCCGTCGCTGTTGAGATAGCTTGCATGCATCATATACGTGGTGCTGCTGGAATAATCAACCAGCACATTGAGATTTGCAGTTCCAAAAAGTTCAAAATCTTCGTTATTGATATCTATTCCAATACTATTTTCAGCCTGTAATAAACCACCCACTAAAAGCAAAGGCAATAATAATTTTTTCATCTATAAATCCTTTTCATATTTTTTTCATTTCAATGATAGCACAGAATTGCTTTGAATCGATAAATGATTTAATCTGCCGGCATACCTTTTTCTTTCTTTTGTTTTTCGCGGGCTTTCTTTTTTTCTTCTATCATCGCTGCGTCCCGCAGATCTTCTTCGTTGTCATAGCGTGCCGCATCGAGAAATTTGGATTGGTCGTCAAACTGACCGGTTTTAACACCCCAAAGCAGTGCGATGAGACCCAATGCCCCTAAAAATGTAGAAACACTCAGCATTAAGATCATAATATTTTCAGACATCAAAGCCCCTTTAATTTCATCATTTTGATACGCAGCGAGTTGCCTACTACAACCAAAGAGCTTAAACTCATAGAGAGTGCCGCTACAAGAGGATTGACAAATCCAAGTATAGCAAGCGGTACGGCCACTGTATTGTAAAGCAAGGAGAAGGCAAGATTCTCTTTGACTGCCCTGAAAGTGCGGTTAGAGATAGCGTAGGCTTCATAAATACTTTGGGGTTTTTCATCCATCAAAACAACATCGCTGACCCCGATAGCGATATCTGCTCCGCTTCCCATGGCTATGGCGATATCTGCCTTGCTAAGGGCAAGGGTATCATTGATTCCGTCTCCCGCCATGACTATGATGTGGCCTTGTTGATGAAATCCATCAATAAGGTTCGCCTTGTCGGCAGGGAGAAGTTTGGCATAGACTTCTTCTATCCCTACGGCGTTGGCGACATGGTGTGCGCTTTGTTCGTGGTCTCCGGTGAGCATGACGACCTTGATACCCATTGCTTTGATAAGCGCAATGGCTTTGGCAGCATTTTCTCTGATCGTATCGCTCAGTTCAAATCGTGCAACAAGCTTGCCGTCGATGGCGAAGAAAAAAAGAGAATACATACTCTCATAAGCTACTTTTATTTGTGCCTCATTCATAAAATTGAGGTTTCCTCCCCTGAGCTTTGAACCCTGATGAACGGCCTCAATGCCTTTGGCTTCAATACTCTTAATCTCTTCAAGGGGAAATTCGTGAAGCATCTCGTAATGGCTTTCAAGATAGTTGACGATGCCTTGGCTGATGGGGTGATTGGAGGTGTGTACGAGTGAATAGAGCAGATCAGGATTAAACCCTTCAAGGATCTCGGCATTTATGACCGAAGGTTTGCCTTCAGTGATAGTGCCTGTTTTATCAAGTGCCAGAAGATTGCTTTTTGCCATGGTTTCCAAAAAGGTCGCTTCCTTGAAAAGGATACCTCTTTTGGCAGCCATAGAGATACCGACAAGCGTGGACATGGGTGTTGCAAGGCCCAAAGCACAAGGACAAGCGATGACAATGACGGAAATGCTGATGATAAGTGCTTGTTCGAAACTTCCGCCATACAGATACCACCCTGTAAAAGTGGCAAGAGCAATCAAGAGAATGACACTGGAGAAATATCCTGAAATTTCATTGGCAAGCTGTTCGATTTTTGGTTTTTTGGTAATAGATTCTTCTAGAAGCTTTACGATAGAATGAAGCA is a window encoding:
- the ccoS gene encoding cbb3-type cytochrome oxidase assembly protein CcoS, coding for MSENIMILMLSVSTFLGALGLIALLWGVKTGQFDDQSKFLDAARYDNEEDLRDAAMIEEKKKAREKQKKEKGMPAD
- a CDS encoding heavy metal translocating P-type ATPase, translated to MAQIACAHCNLKFNEEVMIAEQHHGQTLHFCCKGCQGVYHLLQNEGLDSFYEKLGDTVLQPAKNQANDVEKFDLEGFANKYITTHEDGIREINLIIEGIHCSACVWLNEKVLHRTEGVIEANINYTNNKAKILWDPQIIKLSQIIQTIRSIGYNAYPYDPKLQEERAIKTRKEYYSRILVGVFSTMNIMWIAIAQYAGYSTGIKQEFKDILNFAEFILATPVLFYSGWIFFRGAYYGYKNRMVNMDTLVASGALFAYIYSIYAMLTRTGEVYFDSVAMIITFVLVGKYLEVLSKKQAVDTLDTLMGSTPTEVTLIKEGIKSLVSIENIVTGDLIELKPGEKVVIDGLIVSGQGSFDESSLTGENEPVYKKEGDEILSGSICLDSALRYEATKDASHSLLHSIVKLLEESITKKPKIEQLANEISGYFSSVILLIALATFTGWYLYGGSFEQALIISISVIVIACPCALGLATPMSTLVGISMAAKRGILFKEATFLETMAKSNLLALDKTGTITEGKPSVINAEILEGFNPDLLYSLVHTSNHPISQGIVNYLESHYEMLHEFPLEEIKSIEAKGIEAVHQGSKLRGGNLNFMNEAQIKVAYESMYSLFFFAIDGKLVARFELSDTIRENAAKAIALIKAMGIKVVMLTGDHEQSAHHVANAVGIEEVYAKLLPADKANLIDGFHQQGHIIVMAGDGINDTLALSKADIAIAMGSGADIAIGVSDVVLMDEKPQSIYEAYAISNRTFRAVKENLAFSLLYNTVAVPLAILGFVNPLVAALSMSLSSLVVVGNSLRIKMMKLKGL